From a region of the Tiliqua scincoides isolate rTilSci1 chromosome 4, rTilSci1.hap2, whole genome shotgun sequence genome:
- the CHMP4B gene encoding charged multivesicular body protein 4b gives MSGLLGKLFGTGAGKGAGKGPSPQEAIQRLRDTEEMLSKKQEFLEKKIEQELGAARKHGTKNKRAALQALKRKKRYEKQLAQIDGTLSTIEFQREALENANTNTEVLKNMGFAAKAMKAAHDNMDIDKVDELMQDIAEQQELADEISTAISKPVGIGEEFDEDELMAELEELEQEELDKNLLEISGPETVPLPNVPSISIPSKPAKKKEEEEDDDMKELEAWAENM, from the exons ATGTCGGGGCTGCTGGGCAAGCTGTTCGGGACGGGCGCGGGGAAGGGCGCCGGGAAGGGCCCGTCCCCGCAGGAGGCCATCCAGCGGCTGCGCGACACCGAGGAGATGCTGAGCAAGAAGCAGGAGTTCCTGGAGAAGAAGATCGAGCAGGAGCTGGGCGCCGCCCGCAAGCACGGCACCAAGAACAAGCGCG CTGCCCTTCAAGCCCTAAAGCGAAAGAAGAGGTATGAGAAGCAGCTTGCGCAAATAGATGGCACGTTATCCACGATCGAATTCCAGAGGGAAGCCCTTGAAAATGCCAACACCAACACTGAAGTGCTCAAGAACATGGGGTTTGCTGCTAAAGCCATGAAAGCAGCTCATGACAACAT GGATATCGACAAAGTAGATGAACTAATGCAAGACATTGCAGAACAGCAGGAATTAGCAGATGAAATTTCAACAGCTATATCCAAACCTGTAGGAATTGGTGAAGAGTTTGATGAG GATGAACTGATGGCTGAACTAGAGGAACTTGAACAGGAAGAATTGGACAAAAACTTGCTGGAGATCAGTGGTCCTGAGACGGTTCCACTACCTAATGTGCCCTCAATATCAATACCTTCAAAGCCAG ctaagaagaaagaagaggaagaggatgatGACATGAAAGAGTTAGAAGCCTGGGCTGAAAACATGTAA